A single region of the Yersinia entomophaga genome encodes:
- the cspE gene encoding transcription antiterminator/RNA stability regulator CspE — MSNMMKGQVKWFNESKGFGFITPADGSKDVFVHFSAIQDQGFKTLAEGQNVQFSIENGAKGPSAANVTAI; from the coding sequence ATGTCTAACATGATGAAAGGTCAAGTAAAGTGGTTCAACGAGTCTAAAGGCTTCGGTTTCATCACTCCAGCTGACGGCAGCAAAGACGTGTTCGTACACTTCTCTGCAATCCAAGATCAAGGCTTCAAGACCCTGGCTGAAGGCCAGAACGTACAGTTCTCTATCGAGAACGGTGCTAAAGGTCCGTCTGCAGCAAACGTAACTGCAATCTAA
- a CDS encoding LacI family DNA-binding transcriptional regulator, with protein MKTKSVTLDDVAHYAGVSYQTVSRVLNQAPNVSDKTRAKIEQAMAALHYVPNRVAQQLAGKNSCTLGLVTTDLSLHAPSQIASAIKIKARQLGFSVVIAMIDHFDEQACQRAVNELLAQRVEGILINAPLTQQQSAEITHQCTNVPVIFLDVDPQSTAHSVVFDPFHGARQGAEHLLALGHQKIVLIAGSKDTISSQLRYQGWLTTLALSGLKPQKVFYGDWSAHSGYLCAKSLLQSGTSFTAILVASDQMALGVLRALQEQGLSIPKDVSIVGYDDTDDSAYFHPPLTTVRQDFRQLGEKSLQQLVALLRTSHGIQLNSLLLSPELVLRQTTAPVNNVPIMSQTTPQELAEHK; from the coding sequence ATGAAAACCAAATCCGTAACGCTCGATGATGTCGCACATTACGCGGGTGTATCCTATCAGACTGTTTCTCGCGTATTAAATCAGGCTCCGAATGTCTCAGACAAAACCAGAGCTAAAATAGAACAGGCAATGGCAGCACTGCACTATGTACCCAATCGCGTTGCCCAACAGCTGGCTGGTAAGAACAGCTGTACACTTGGGTTAGTCACAACCGATTTATCTTTACATGCGCCATCGCAGATTGCCTCTGCAATAAAGATAAAAGCCCGCCAATTAGGTTTTAGCGTCGTCATCGCCATGATTGATCATTTTGACGAGCAGGCCTGCCAGCGCGCTGTGAATGAACTCCTGGCTCAGCGAGTTGAGGGGATATTAATCAATGCGCCACTAACTCAGCAGCAAAGCGCAGAAATAACCCATCAATGCACCAATGTTCCCGTCATATTTCTGGACGTTGATCCGCAATCAACCGCTCATAGCGTGGTTTTTGACCCGTTTCATGGCGCCAGGCAAGGTGCCGAACATTTATTGGCGTTAGGGCATCAGAAAATAGTTCTGATCGCAGGCTCTAAAGACACAATTTCCTCCCAACTGCGCTATCAAGGCTGGTTAACCACATTAGCCTTGAGCGGCCTAAAGCCTCAGAAAGTGTTCTATGGAGACTGGAGCGCACACAGTGGCTATCTTTGCGCAAAATCCCTTTTACAAAGCGGCACCTCTTTTACCGCTATTCTGGTTGCCAGTGACCAGATGGCTTTGGGGGTTTTACGCGCCCTCCAGGAACAAGGTCTCAGCATTCCAAAAGATGTTTCCATAGTTGGATACGACGACACCGACGATAGTGCCTATTTTCACCCCCCTTTAACGACCGTCAGACAAGATTTTCGTCAGCTAGGCGAGAAAAGCCTGCAACAATTGGTCGCGTTACTGCGAACTAGCCATGGCATCCAGCTAAACTCTCTGCTTTTAAGCCCTGAACTTGTGCTTCGTCAAACAACAGCCCCAGTAAATAACGTTCCAATCATGTCACAAACTACACCACAAGAGCTTGCGGAACACAAATAG
- the dsrB gene encoding protein DsrB: MKVNDLVTVKTDGGPRREGVVLEVEEFSEGVMYLVSLKDYPEGVWFFNEIDSKDGTFVEPR, from the coding sequence ATGAAAGTTAACGATCTAGTGACAGTTAAAACCGACGGCGGCCCGAGACGGGAAGGCGTGGTTCTTGAGGTTGAGGAATTCAGTGAGGGCGTAATGTATCTGGTTTCACTGAAGGATTATCCTGAGGGAGTTTGGTTCTTCAACGAAATTGATAGCAAAGACGGGACTTTCGTGGAACCGCGTTGA
- a CDS encoding MgtC family protein, whose product MSLTPFVLNILLATALGALIGAERQWRQRMAGLRTYALVATGAAIFVLSSAVTSPDSPGRIAAQIVSGIGFLGAGVIMRDGMNIRGLNTAATLWCSAAVGVLCGLGLVWHAVCATAIILSANILLREAAHRINLQPQQQALDLEVRYRIQVTCGTEDEILVRTLILQGLNGMALRLQSLCSADISRPGQLEVCAEIMATPAAQKEIEGIVCRVSLERSVSAVHWRVASELPI is encoded by the coding sequence ATGTCATTGACTCCGTTCGTCTTAAATATATTACTCGCTACGGCTTTGGGCGCATTAATTGGCGCTGAGCGTCAATGGCGTCAGCGTATGGCGGGATTACGCACTTATGCTTTGGTTGCTACAGGCGCTGCGATATTTGTTCTTAGCTCTGCCGTAACATCTCCGGATAGTCCGGGGCGAATTGCCGCACAAATTGTTTCTGGGATCGGTTTTTTGGGCGCCGGTGTTATTATGCGCGACGGCATGAATATTCGCGGTTTGAACACGGCGGCGACTCTGTGGTGTTCCGCTGCGGTGGGCGTTCTTTGCGGACTTGGGCTTGTCTGGCATGCGGTGTGTGCGACTGCGATTATTTTGAGCGCTAATATATTACTGCGCGAAGCTGCTCATCGAATTAATCTACAGCCCCAACAACAGGCTCTCGATCTGGAAGTTCGTTATCGTATTCAGGTAACCTGCGGCACTGAAGATGAAATATTGGTGAGAACATTAATATTGCAGGGATTGAATGGAATGGCACTGCGTTTGCAATCTTTATGTAGCGCAGATATTTCTCGTCCCGGTCAATTAGAAGTGTGTGCCGAAATAATGGCAACGCCAGCGGCGCAAAAAGAAATAGAAGGCATTGTTTGTCGCGTTAGTCTGGAAAGAAGCGTCAGCGCGGTTCATTGGCGAGTGGCATCAGAATTGCCCATATGA
- a CDS encoding methyl-accepting chemotaxis protein, translated as MKSGSTQQLIDTATPSQAKVIFINNIRLVTLFVAILAGILALFAVAIGTSSYFLKQSNQYLEHATKEVDIRLGLSNSSDYLRAARLILIQAASAARIGDTESYQSGLKTAENRLAESQKMFDLYFNRPGKDKNELALDIPLKKAYEQYRSEGMMPMLDASQQGHFEEVISLEAEKLKQLDMAYNEPLLASINYLAEQANQINQSAKQGARLGYILMGGAFIFTVVLTLVTFLVISKVIIKPMNVLVTRIQRIADGDLTQPTIPFGKNEIGLLGSNIQLMQESLSRTVESVRNSADSIYQGTSEIASGNTDLSARTEQQAASLEQTAASMEQLTATVKQNSENAHHASQLAANASSKAREGGDIVSDVVSTMDKISLSSMKIADITNVINSIAFQTNILALNAAVEAARAGEQGRGFAVVASEVRHLAQRSADAAKEIECLIEASVDLVGDGSILVSDAGKAMKEIVTAVTHVTDIMGEIASASDEQSRGISQVAQAVSEMDNVTQQNASLVQEASAAAASLEQQASMLTHAVAVFQLNSKGKNTGGQPASNAKTSNNFNAKKPELDTENWETF; from the coding sequence ATGAAAAGTGGAAGTACACAGCAATTAATAGATACAGCCACGCCTTCGCAGGCAAAAGTCATATTTATTAATAATATCCGCCTGGTTACTCTGTTTGTGGCAATTCTGGCTGGCATACTGGCACTGTTTGCCGTGGCCATTGGCACATCTAGCTACTTCTTAAAACAAAGTAATCAGTATCTTGAGCACGCTACTAAAGAGGTGGACATTCGTCTAGGTTTATCCAACAGCTCAGATTATCTCCGAGCGGCACGCTTAATTTTGATTCAGGCCGCTTCTGCCGCACGCATTGGCGACACGGAAAGTTATCAATCCGGTTTAAAAACGGCGGAGAATCGTCTGGCTGAATCGCAAAAGATGTTTGATCTTTACTTCAATCGCCCAGGTAAAGATAAAAATGAGTTAGCTCTGGATATACCGCTTAAGAAAGCTTACGAACAATATCGCAGCGAAGGGATGATGCCGATGTTGGATGCCTCACAACAGGGGCACTTTGAGGAAGTTATTTCTCTCGAAGCGGAAAAGCTTAAACAGTTAGATATGGCCTATAACGAACCTTTGCTCGCCAGCATTAATTATCTTGCCGAGCAAGCCAATCAGATAAATCAATCGGCTAAACAAGGGGCTCGGTTAGGTTATATCTTGATGGGCGGAGCCTTCATTTTCACCGTGGTTCTTACTTTGGTGACTTTTTTAGTCATTAGTAAAGTTATCATCAAGCCCATGAATGTGCTGGTCACCCGCATCCAACGGATTGCCGATGGCGACCTGACTCAACCGACTATTCCATTCGGCAAAAATGAAATTGGCCTACTCGGCAGCAACATTCAGCTGATGCAGGAATCATTATCCCGAACCGTTGAATCTGTCAGAAATAGCGCAGATTCTATCTATCAAGGGACCAGTGAAATAGCGTCTGGAAATACCGACCTATCAGCACGAACAGAGCAACAGGCCGCATCTTTGGAACAAACTGCCGCCAGCATGGAACAGCTAACCGCCACGGTAAAACAAAACTCTGAAAACGCTCATCATGCCAGCCAACTGGCAGCCAATGCCTCCAGCAAAGCTCGTGAAGGCGGTGATATTGTCAGCGATGTCGTGAGCACGATGGATAAAATATCCCTTAGCTCAATGAAAATCGCAGATATTACCAATGTTATCAATAGCATAGCATTCCAGACCAATATTCTGGCGCTAAACGCGGCTGTCGAAGCCGCCCGAGCAGGAGAGCAGGGACGTGGATTTGCGGTTGTCGCTAGTGAAGTTCGTCACTTGGCTCAACGTAGTGCGGACGCGGCCAAAGAAATAGAATGTCTGATTGAAGCTTCCGTTGATCTGGTCGGCGACGGTTCGATTTTGGTTTCTGACGCAGGCAAAGCGATGAAAGAGATTGTAACTGCGGTCACTCATGTTACGGATATTATGGGTGAAATTGCCTCTGCATCCGATGAACAAAGTCGGGGCATTAGTCAGGTAGCTCAGGCAGTTTCTGAAATGGATAATGTCACGCAGCAAAATGCCTCTTTAGTGCAGGAAGCGTCAGCGGCGGCGGCATCACTAGAGCAGCAGGCATCAATGCTGACTCACGCAGTGGCTGTTTTCCAATTAAATAGCAAAGGTAAAAACACGGGTGGACAACCCGCAAGTAACGCCAAGACAAGCAATAATTTTAATGCTAAAAAACCAGAACTGGATACGGAAAACTGGGAAACATTTTAA
- the mgtA gene encoding magnesium-translocating P-type ATPase, producing MTKLMKTGQAENYRREKNKPFVVAQEAKNSLDLTLSKLNANLNGLTEEDAQERLEQYGANEVAHDKAPHALIQLVAAFNNPFIFVLMVLAAISFFTDYWLPMKQGEETDLTGVFIIVIMVLLSGFLRFWQEYRTNKAAEALKSMVRTTATVMRREKHSVQPVKREVSIKELVPGDIIYLSAGDMVPADLRLVSSRDLFISQAILTGEAIPIEKYDALSCVSQKSTSSEACSESELLELSNVCLMGTNVASGTATAVVVATGGHTYFGSLAKSIVGTRSQTAFDRGVNSVSWLLIRFMLVMVPIVLLINGFTKGDWTEAALFALAVAVGLTPEMLPMIVSSNLAKGAIAMAKRKVVVKRLNAIQNFGAMDVLCTDKTGTLTQDRIILEHHLDAKGCNDTRVLQLAWLNSYHQSGMRNLMDQAVISFGRGKSVIDPLRSYNKVDELPFDFVRRRLSIVVKDKDQRQQLICKGAVEEMLQICSHIRDGDQILPMNDARRQALLTLASQYNQDGFRVLLLATRDMGSQVSNVPLSIHDEKELIVEGVLTFLDPPKESAAAAIAALRENGVAVKVLTGDNPIITSKICRDVGLEPGEPLGGSDIELMDAETLAREVELRTVFTKLTPLQKSRVLKMLQANGHTVGFLGDGINDAPALRDADVGISVDTATDIAKESADIILLEKNLMVLEEGVIKGRETFGNIIKYLNMTASSNFGNVFSVLVASAFIPFLPMLAIHLLLQNLMYDISQLSLPWDKMDKEFLRKPRKWDAKNIGRFMLWIGPTSSIFDITTYALMWFVFAANSVEHQALFQSGWFIEGLLSQTLVVHMLRTQKIPFIQSTAALPVLLMTGLVMAIGIYIPFSPLGALVGLQPLPWQYFPWLAGTLISYCVVAQLMKRFYIRRFGEWL from the coding sequence ATGACCAAATTAATGAAAACAGGGCAAGCGGAAAATTATCGCCGTGAAAAAAACAAACCTTTTGTCGTTGCACAAGAGGCCAAAAATAGTCTGGATTTAACCTTATCCAAATTGAATGCCAATTTAAATGGTTTAACCGAAGAGGATGCCCAGGAACGCCTTGAGCAATATGGCGCAAATGAAGTTGCTCATGATAAAGCCCCACATGCGTTGATACAACTGGTCGCTGCTTTTAATAATCCGTTTATTTTTGTCCTAATGGTACTGGCGGCGATCAGTTTCTTCACTGATTACTGGCTGCCGATGAAACAAGGGGAAGAAACCGATCTTACCGGCGTATTTATTATTGTGATTATGGTACTGCTGAGCGGATTTTTGCGATTCTGGCAAGAATACCGTACCAATAAAGCGGCAGAAGCCTTGAAATCGATGGTAAGAACTACCGCAACGGTAATGCGTCGTGAAAAACACAGCGTGCAGCCGGTTAAAAGGGAAGTGTCGATTAAAGAATTGGTTCCGGGGGATATTATTTATTTGTCTGCTGGAGATATGGTTCCTGCTGATCTCAGATTGGTTTCTTCAAGGGATCTGTTTATCAGTCAGGCAATTTTGACTGGTGAAGCAATTCCTATCGAAAAATACGATGCATTAAGCTGTGTAAGCCAAAAATCAACCTCCTCGGAGGCCTGTAGTGAAAGTGAGCTGCTGGAATTATCTAACGTTTGTTTGATGGGAACCAACGTGGCGAGTGGAACGGCGACCGCGGTGGTCGTGGCTACCGGAGGGCATACCTATTTTGGTTCGCTGGCGAAATCTATCGTAGGAACGCGTTCTCAAACCGCATTTGACCGTGGCGTCAACAGTGTTAGCTGGTTATTGATCCGATTTATGCTGGTTATGGTTCCGATTGTTTTACTGATTAATGGTTTTACCAAAGGTGATTGGACGGAAGCGGCATTATTTGCCTTAGCGGTTGCCGTGGGCTTAACGCCAGAAATGTTGCCAATGATTGTCAGCTCTAACCTGGCAAAAGGCGCAATCGCCATGGCCAAAAGAAAAGTGGTTGTTAAGCGACTAAATGCTATACAAAATTTCGGCGCGATGGATGTGTTGTGCACCGATAAAACCGGCACATTGACTCAGGATCGTATCATTCTGGAACATCATTTAGATGCGAAAGGCTGTAACGATACTCGGGTCCTGCAACTGGCCTGGCTCAATAGCTATCATCAAAGCGGTATGCGGAATCTGATGGATCAGGCGGTTATCAGTTTTGGCCGCGGTAAATCAGTTATCGATCCTTTGCGTAGTTACAATAAAGTCGATGAATTACCTTTCGATTTTGTGCGTCGCCGCTTGTCGATTGTGGTGAAAGATAAGGATCAGCGGCAGCAGTTGATCTGCAAAGGTGCGGTGGAAGAAATGCTCCAAATCTGTAGCCATATTCGCGATGGCGATCAGATTTTGCCGATGAATGATGCGCGTCGGCAGGCATTGCTGACACTAGCCAGCCAATATAATCAGGACGGTTTCCGGGTTCTGCTGCTAGCAACTCGGGATATGGGATCGCAGGTCAGCAATGTTCCACTCAGTATTCACGATGAAAAAGAGCTGATTGTCGAAGGGGTGTTGACGTTCCTCGATCCGCCAAAGGAAAGTGCGGCGGCGGCCATTGCTGCACTGCGTGAAAATGGCGTAGCGGTAAAAGTTTTAACCGGCGATAACCCGATTATCACCAGCAAAATTTGTCGCGATGTTGGTTTGGAACCGGGAGAACCACTCGGTGGCAGCGATATTGAATTGATGGATGCTGAAACGCTGGCGCGTGAAGTCGAGTTGCGCACGGTATTCACCAAACTAACACCATTACAAAAATCTCGCGTATTGAAAATGTTGCAGGCCAACGGGCATACGGTCGGTTTCCTCGGCGATGGTATCAATGATGCTCCGGCGTTGCGCGATGCAGACGTGGGAATTTCCGTTGATACCGCAACCGATATAGCGAAAGAATCCGCGGATATCATTTTGCTGGAAAAAAATCTGATGGTGCTGGAGGAGGGCGTAATCAAAGGGCGAGAAACCTTTGGTAATATCATCAAATACCTAAACATGACCGCCAGTTCCAACTTCGGCAATGTGTTTTCCGTATTGGTTGCCAGTGCTTTTATTCCTTTTTTGCCGATGTTGGCGATTCATTTACTGCTGCAAAATCTGATGTACGATATTTCCCAGCTATCATTGCCTTGGGATAAAATGGATAAAGAATTTTTGCGCAAACCGCGTAAGTGGGATGCGAAAAACATTGGCCGCTTTATGCTATGGATTGGCCCAACCTCGTCTATTTTTGATATTACTACTTACGCATTAATGTGGTTTGTCTTCGCGGCTAATAGCGTAGAGCATCAGGCGCTATTCCAGTCTGGCTGGTTTATTGAGGGGCTACTCTCGCAAACATTGGTTGTGCATATGTTGCGCACGCAAAAAATTCCGTTTATCCAAAGTACTGCTGCGTTGCCGGTTTTATTGATGACCGGATTGGTTATGGCGATTGGTATTTATATTCCGTTCTCACCTCTTGGCGCGCTGGTCGGTCTGCAGCCGCTGCCGTGGCAATATTTCCCGTGGTTAGCGGGTACATTGATTAGTTATTGCGTGGTTGCGCAATTGATGAAGCGATTCTATATCCGTCGCTTTGGGGAGTGGCTGTAA
- a CDS encoding NADP-dependent oxidoreductase — protein MPQDKIHNRRIVLASRPKGAPTADNFRLEIIDIPQPAAGQILLRTRYLSLDPYMRGRMSDAPSYAPPVAIDDVMVGGTVSRVEASQHPDFKVGDWVLSANGWQDYAVSDGSNVKNLGPLLSHPSRSLGVLGMPGFTAYMGLLDIGQPKEGETLVVAAASGAVGSVVGQIGKIKGCRVVGIAGGTEKCRYVVEELGFDVCIDHQSTDFPQQLAKACSDGIDIYYENVGGAVFDAVLPLLNTQARIPVCGIISQYNATALPDGPDRLPLLQGLILRKRIRMQGFIIFDDYGHHYGEFIKQMNEWLEQGKIKFREDLVDGLENAPQAFMGLLQGKNFGKLVIRVSNE, from the coding sequence ATGCCTCAAGATAAAATCCATAACCGTCGTATTGTGCTGGCCTCCAGACCCAAAGGCGCACCGACAGCGGATAATTTTCGTTTAGAGATCATAGACATCCCTCAGCCAGCGGCAGGACAGATCTTGCTGAGAACCCGCTATTTATCTCTCGATCCTTATATGCGTGGTCGCATGAGCGATGCCCCATCATATGCCCCTCCAGTTGCCATTGACGACGTGATGGTTGGCGGCACGGTTTCCCGGGTTGAAGCCTCGCAACATCCTGATTTTAAAGTCGGTGATTGGGTATTGTCCGCTAACGGATGGCAGGATTACGCGGTTTCTGACGGCAGCAATGTGAAAAACCTTGGCCCATTACTGTCTCATCCTTCTCGCTCACTTGGTGTTTTGGGCATGCCTGGATTTACCGCCTATATGGGATTACTGGATATAGGTCAGCCAAAAGAAGGCGAAACACTGGTGGTGGCGGCTGCCAGCGGCGCGGTAGGTTCGGTTGTTGGACAAATTGGGAAAATTAAAGGCTGCCGTGTAGTTGGCATTGCCGGTGGCACAGAAAAATGTCGCTATGTGGTAGAAGAACTGGGATTTGACGTCTGCATTGATCATCAATCTACTGATTTTCCTCAGCAATTAGCTAAAGCCTGCTCTGACGGTATAGATATTTACTACGAAAACGTCGGCGGTGCCGTATTCGATGCGGTCTTACCTCTGCTAAACACCCAAGCACGTATTCCTGTTTGCGGCATTATTTCACAGTATAACGCCACCGCATTACCTGACGGGCCAGATCGCCTGCCGTTATTGCAAGGTCTGATTTTACGTAAACGCATCAGAATGCAGGGGTTCATCATTTTTGATGACTATGGTCATCACTACGGCGAATTCATCAAACAGATGAACGAATGGCTCGAACAGGGCAAGATCAAATTCCGCGAAGATTTAGTTGATGGATTGGAGAATGCCCCACAGGCCTTTATGGGTCTGCTACAAGGTAAGAACTTTGGTAAGTTGGTTATTCGCGTGAGCAACGAATAA
- a CDS encoding beta-galactosidase, which yields MNAEIRQGNREKSLANILSRRDWENPGITQYNRLDAHSPFRSWRDVTQARDDTDSASLHSLNGYWHFSYFDRPEAVPEDWITQDLPKSTLLPVPSNWQLFGFDTPIYTNVQYPIPVNPPYVPDLNPTGCYSTEFMLNPDWPASGQTRIIFDGVNSAFHLWCNGNWVGYSQDSRLPAEFDISPYLQTGSNRIAVLVLRWSDGSYLEDQDMWRMSGIFRDVTLLHKPDIHLSNIQIKTLLAPGFRSAELSVMAAINLPLLQPHIADNYLIKAQLWLNDVLIGQQEQDMGSKTIDERGNYPERVELVLPVESPHLWSAEQPTLYRVVVALKSLDQEIIEAEAYDIGFRKIEIDKGLLKLNGKPLLIRGVNRHEHHPLTGQTIDEATMRQDIQLMKRHNFNAVRCSHYPNHPLWYRLCDQLGLYVVDEANIETHGMQPMSRLSDDPRWLNAFSERVTRMVQRDRNHTCIIIWSLGNESGHGATHDALYRWIKTNDPTRPVQYEGGGANTAATDILCPMYARVDQDQPFDAVPKWSIKKWIGLPEEPRPLILCEYAHAMGNSFGGFDRYWQAFRQHPRLQGGFVWDWVDQSLTRHDENGQAYWAYGGDFGDTPNDRQFCMNGLVFPDRTPHPSLYEAQRAQQFFQFTLVSTTPLIVEVTSEFLFRHTDNEHFYWRLELDGEIIQHGNIPIVIAPELSQKLELGSLPAPLKLQGELWLHVEIKQPTATQWSEEDHKSAWHQWKLPTILPSLTHASNTASKQNISVIGHPQLTSNEQYWIVENNRQRWLFDRQSGLLEQWLINEKPLLLTPLQDQFIRAPLDNDIGISETTRIDPNAWVERWKQAGMYQLDRRCISIHASTMSNGVLITADYEYNAPQGGLLKSRWVYHFNEQNQMKIEVNVTRASGSPSPARIGMCCQLNLIESQVSWLGLGPHENYPDRQLSATFSQWTLPLESLHTPYTFPSENGLRCNTRSLSYGNLQLTGNFHFGISRYGLQQLMETSHQHLLKHEKGTWLNIDGYHMGVGGDDSWSPSVNDDFLLNAENYHYQVCWQFK from the coding sequence ATGAATGCAGAGATAAGGCAAGGTAATCGAGAGAAATCACTGGCAAATATACTGTCTCGACGTGACTGGGAAAACCCAGGTATCACTCAATATAATCGACTGGATGCACATTCTCCCTTTCGCAGCTGGCGTGATGTTACTCAGGCTCGTGATGATACCGATTCGGCAAGTCTGCATTCTCTAAATGGATATTGGCATTTCAGTTATTTTGACCGCCCTGAGGCCGTTCCCGAGGATTGGATTACTCAGGACTTACCTAAATCAACTCTTTTACCTGTACCTTCAAATTGGCAGTTATTTGGTTTTGATACACCTATTTATACTAACGTCCAATATCCGATACCTGTTAATCCACCCTATGTACCTGACTTAAATCCCACGGGCTGTTATTCAACTGAATTCATGCTCAATCCCGACTGGCCAGCATCCGGTCAAACCCGCATCATTTTCGACGGTGTAAACTCGGCTTTTCACCTGTGGTGTAACGGCAACTGGGTTGGATATTCGCAAGACAGCCGCCTGCCTGCTGAATTCGATATTAGTCCCTATCTTCAAACCGGAAGTAACCGCATTGCCGTGTTGGTCTTGCGCTGGAGTGATGGCAGCTATCTTGAAGATCAGGACATGTGGCGTATGAGCGGGATTTTCCGCGACGTGACGTTGCTGCATAAACCAGATATCCATCTGTCTAATATCCAGATTAAGACACTACTGGCACCTGGTTTTCGCTCCGCGGAGCTCTCCGTTATGGCGGCGATCAATTTGCCTCTATTGCAACCTCATATTGCCGACAATTATTTGATAAAGGCTCAGCTTTGGCTAAATGATGTTCTGATTGGGCAGCAAGAACAGGACATGGGGAGCAAAACAATTGATGAACGAGGTAACTATCCGGAACGTGTCGAATTGGTACTACCGGTAGAATCGCCCCACTTATGGAGCGCAGAACAACCTACACTTTATCGCGTTGTTGTTGCTCTCAAGTCTTTGGATCAAGAAATCATTGAGGCGGAAGCTTATGACATAGGTTTTAGGAAAATCGAAATTGATAAAGGGCTACTCAAACTAAACGGCAAACCCTTGCTTATCCGGGGAGTCAATCGTCATGAGCATCATCCGCTGACAGGCCAGACCATAGATGAAGCTACTATGCGTCAGGATATTCAGTTAATGAAACGGCATAATTTCAATGCCGTTCGCTGCTCTCATTACCCAAATCACCCGCTGTGGTATCGTTTATGCGACCAACTGGGCCTTTATGTGGTCGATGAGGCTAATATTGAAACTCACGGGATGCAACCGATGAGCCGACTGTCTGACGATCCACGTTGGCTCAATGCATTCAGTGAACGCGTCACTCGGATGGTACAACGAGACCGTAATCATACCTGCATTATCATCTGGTCCCTTGGTAATGAGTCAGGCCATGGCGCAACTCACGATGCGCTATATCGCTGGATCAAAACTAACGATCCAACCCGTCCTGTTCAATATGAAGGTGGCGGAGCCAATACTGCCGCTACCGATATTCTCTGTCCGATGTATGCCAGAGTGGATCAAGACCAACCTTTTGATGCCGTGCCTAAGTGGTCGATAAAAAAATGGATTGGTCTACCCGAAGAGCCCCGGCCATTAATTCTTTGTGAATATGCGCACGCGATGGGGAATAGTTTTGGTGGTTTTGATCGTTACTGGCAGGCCTTCCGGCAGCATCCACGCTTACAAGGGGGGTTCGTTTGGGATTGGGTTGATCAAAGTCTGACTCGCCATGATGAAAACGGGCAAGCCTACTGGGCCTACGGTGGCGATTTTGGTGATACTCCTAACGACCGCCAATTTTGTATGAACGGATTGGTTTTCCCTGATAGAACTCCCCATCCTAGCCTTTATGAAGCACAGCGAGCGCAGCAGTTCTTTCAATTTACGCTTGTCAGCACCACCCCACTCATAGTGGAAGTAACCAGTGAATTTCTATTCCGTCATACTGACAATGAACATTTTTACTGGCGACTAGAACTGGATGGAGAAATAATTCAGCATGGAAATATACCTATTGTTATCGCCCCAGAGCTAAGCCAAAAGCTAGAGTTAGGATCATTACCAGCTCCCCTAAAGTTACAAGGTGAATTGTGGCTACACGTTGAGATTAAACAACCAACCGCTACCCAGTGGTCTGAAGAAGACCACAAGTCAGCGTGGCACCAATGGAAATTACCTACCATTCTGCCTTCATTAACCCACGCATCGAACACCGCATCGAAGCAAAATATCTCCGTGATTGGACATCCTCAACTTACATCTAATGAGCAATATTGGATTGTTGAAAATAATCGTCAGCGTTGGTTATTCGATCGACAAAGTGGTTTATTAGAACAGTGGTTAATTAATGAAAAACCGCTTTTACTTACTCCGCTTCAGGATCAGTTTATTCGCGCTCCATTAGATAATGATATTGGTATCAGCGAAACGACGCGGATTGATCCAAATGCCTGGGTTGAGCGCTGGAAACAGGCCGGAATGTATCAACTTGATCGCCGTTGTATCTCAATACATGCCAGCACAATGTCTAATGGCGTATTGATAACCGCAGATTATGAGTATAACGCTCCTCAAGGAGGTTTATTAAAAAGCCGTTGGGTCTATCATTTCAATGAACAAAATCAGATGAAAATTGAAGTCAATGTTACGCGGGCCTCAGGCTCACCATCTCCAGCCCGGATAGGCATGTGCTGCCAACTGAATCTTATCGAATCGCAAGTAAGTTGGCTTGGGCTGGGTCCACATGAAAATTATCCAGATCGCCAACTATCTGCGACTTTCAGCCAATGGACTTTGCCTCTTGAATCGCTACACACTCCCTATACGTTCCCTAGTGAGAATGGCCTGCGTTGTAACACCCGCAGTTTAAGCTATGGCAATTTACAACTAACAGGTAACTTCCATTTCGGGATTAGTCGCTACGGCTTGCAACAATTGATGGAAACATCACATCAACATCTGCTGAAACATGAAAAAGGGACTTGGTTAAACATCGATGGTTACCACATGGGCGTTGGTGGGGACGATTCTTGGAGTCCCAGTGTCAATGATGATTTCCTACTGAATGCAGAAAACTATCATTACCAAGTCTGCTGGCAGTTCAAATAA